The Clostridium botulinum BKT015925 genome includes the window ATAGATGGGATGAAAAAAATTCTAAATAGCAAAAAAATGGATTAATCATTATTTTTGTATATAAAAGAAAGGTTGTGATTAAATGGATAATAAAAATTTAAAATTAACTTTGGTTAGTTTTGTACTTACTCTTATATCTCTTATACTAACTATCATTAATTTTTGTCTTATGCACTATAAATGATAGTATACTTATCGTTATAGCTTATATATATTATTTGTCAGTATAATAAAAGAGAACATCAAACAAATAAACTTTGACATTATAAAAATAACTAAATTAATACCAGCTTTTGCAATAGCAACAACGAAATATATTTTGAAAACTATAATAGAACACACATATTACAACTTTAAAACCTTGTTTAATGCAAGGTTTATTTTTCTATAAAAATACATAATTTTTACATAATATCTATTGACTTATTACGTACATGTGATATAGTATAAATATAAAGAGGAGGGTTAAAAACAGTTAACAAAACCTTATATAAGTTTATAAAACTTTATTGAAATTATATAATATTTATGTTATAATAAATTCAGAGGTGATATAAATGAAATATTATTCTATAGGGCAATTTTCAAAATTAATAGGTAAAACTTCTCAAACATTAAGAGAATGGGATAAAAAAAATATATTAAAACCACATCATGTAGCACCAACGGGGTATAGGTATTATTCACAAGAGCAACTTAATCACTTCTTAGGGTTAAAGTCAGAAGTTCAACTAAATAAAAAAACTATTGGATATTGTAGAGTTAGTTCTCATAAACAAAAAGACGACCTTGAAAGACAAATTGAAAATGTTAAAACGTATATGTTTGCCAAAGGTTATCAGTTTGAGATTATAACAGATATAGGGAGTGGAATTAACTACAATAAAAAGGGATTAAATCAACTAATCGACATGATAACTAATTCAGAGGTTGAAAAAGTGGTTATTCTATATAAAGATAGATTAATTAGATTTGGATATGAACTTATAGAAAATCTATGTAATAAATATGGAACAACTATTGAAATTATAGATAATACTGAAAAATCAGAAGAACAAGAGTTAGTTGAAGATTTAATTCAGATAGTTACAGTTTTTAGTTGTAGACTTCAAGGCAAGAGAGCAAATAAAGCTAAGAAAATGATTAAGGAGTTAATTGAAGATGATACTTTCAAAGAAAGTTAGGTTATATCCAACAGAAATTCAAGAACAAAAATTATGGCAATCAGTTGGAACTGCAAGGTTTATATATAATTGGACTTTAAATAGACAACAAGAAAATTATAAAAATGGCGGTAAGTTTATTAAAGATGGTGATTTAAGAAAAGAAATTACTTTAATGAAGAAAATAGAGGAATACAAATGGCTAAGTGAAGTATCAAACAATGTAGCAAAACAAGCTGTAAAAGATTGTTGTAATGCTTATAAAAATTTCTTTAAAGGACTTAAAGACAAACCATGTTTTAAAAGTAGAAAGAAAAGTAAACCATCATTTTATAATGATAATGTTAAACTCAAAGTTAAAACGAAGTTGGTTAATATTGAAAAGGTAGGTTGGATAAAAACTAAAGAGCAAATACCTATGAATGTTAAATATACCAATCCAAGAGTAAGTTTTGACGGAAAGTATTGGTATATATCGGTTGGAATAGAACAAGAACAACCTAAAATAGAATTGACCAATGAAAGTATTGGTATAGATGTGGGAATTAAAGACCTTGCAATATGTTCAAATGGAATGACTTTTAAAAATATCAACAAAAGTAAAGAAGTTAAAAGACTTAAAAAAGTATTAAAGAGAAAACAAAGAAAAGTTAGTCGCAAATATGAAATGAATAAAATAAAGAAAGGTGGTGAAAACCGTTGTCAATTTAAAAAGACTAACAATATTAATAAACTTAGAAAAGAGATAAAATTACTTNATAGAAAGTTAGCTAACATAAGAAGTAATCATATTCACCAAGCAACGAATAAGATAGTGAAAACCAAGCCATCAAGAGTTGTTATGGAAACACTTAATATAAAAGGTATGATTAAAAATAAGCATTTGTCAAAAGCTGTTTCAGAGCAATGTTTATATGATTTTAAAGTTAAAATGCAATATAAATGTGAATTCTATGGAATTAAATTTGTTGAAGCAGATAAGTGGTATCCATCAAGTAAAACTTGTTCATGTTGTGGATCTATTAAGAAAGATTTAAAACTATCAGATAGAATTTATAAATGTGATTGTGGTCTTACTATTGATAGGGACTTTAACGCGAGTATAAATCTTTCAAGATATAAATTAGCATAGTATCACTAAAAAAAGATAATGCTAATATGTACCATTCGTTGTATGGGAATTTAAGCCCTTGGACTGTTATACAAACCAAAGTAGCTTAGGCAAAATGGAACAGGTTGAACAGGGAATTAAACAACCTTATAGAGTTTTATAAGGTTTTGGCAACGGTAAAACAACATGACGTATTTATTTGGAACACTAGTATCAATAATTCTGTTACTGTTCATTTTTAAAACTAAAAAAGATATAAAGGTCTTAGAAATGGAAGTCAACGAGCTAAAGGAAAAAGCAAGCCAAAAATAATATGTTCAATTTTTTCACCAGAACTATTAAAGTAGTTTTAAATTTTTCGTATGCAGTATATGTAATATAATTAACTAAATTCATATACTACATAAGGAAAATGGCAAGGTAACTGCCAAGCTTTAGCTTGTGCAGAGTATTCAGATATAATACACCTTCTAAAATAAATTAAAACTTTTTAAATTCGAAAATTGTTTAAGTGAACCCTTGAATTAAAATAAGAGTAGCTTTGTCTACTCTTATTTATTATTTTTATTAAAATATTAGTTTTATATAAACTAAGTCCCCATATAAAGAATATAAATTCTTTATATGGGGACTAGTAGGAGTTTAAACCTTTGTCAGGGAAAATTTATTCATAGAACCTTTTGAGGTACTAGTTAGGAATACTGAAACACTTAGTATAATATGTTTTATTGCGTTAATATTAATGTTCTATAAATAAATGAAAAATCCTTTTTTTATTTTTTAAATATAAAAATTATTAATAAAAACTAATAAAGTATTTTTGAATAAAAACAAATTAAGATATTTTTTATTGAATCGCCACGCACTCTCGTGACTTTAGTCATGAGTTAGTGGCGATATATATTATTAAAAATCAATTAAAAATATAATTGATAATATATAGAATATATGTTAATATATAAATATAAAAGCGATTAAATAATTACAGGAGGTGAAATTGTCAATGTTAAAAGCATTTAAATATAGGATTTATCCTAACGACAGCCAAAAGATTCAATTATCTAAAACATTTGGATGTGCAAGATTTATTTACAATTACTATTTAGCAAAGAAAATTGATTTATACAAAACAGACGGTAAATTTATATCTAAATATGATTGTAATTCACATTGTAATAAAGAATTAAAAAAATCAGAACAATTTAAATGGCTTAAAGATGTTGATAAATTTGCCTTGACTAATTCAATTTATAGTTTAGATAGTGCATATAAAAAGTTTTTTAAAGAACATTCAGGATTTCCTAAGTTTAAGAGTAAGAAAATACATAATTATTCTTATACAACTAACTTTACAAATAATAATATACAAGCTGATTTTATGAATAATAAAATTAAGTTACCTAAATTAAAATGGATTAAATGCAAACTACATAGAAAATTTGAAGGTAAAATTAAATCTGCTACAATAAGTCAAGTGCCTAGTGGTAAATACTTTGTAAGCATATTAGTAGATGTAGAAAATATTCAATTACCTAAGAATAATAACCAAATCGCTTTTGATTTAGGAATTAAAGAATTTTTAATAGATAGTAACAATAATCATATAGATAATCCAAAAACACTATACAAGTATGAACAAAAACTAACCAAATTGCAAAGACAAATTGCTCATAAAGAAAAAGGTAGTCAAAATTGGATTAAGCAAAGAATTAAAATTGCTAGGTTACATGAGAAAATAACTAATATTAGAAAAGATTTTCTAAATAAATTATCATGTCAGATAACCAATGATTATGGAATAATTATTTCAGAAGATTTAAATATTAAAAATATGGTTAAAAAT containing:
- a CDS encoding IS607-like element ISCbo6 family transposase — protein: MKYYSIGQFSKLIGKTSQTLREWDKKNILKPHHVAPTGYRYYSQEQLNHFLGLKSEVQLNKKTIGYCRVSSHKQKDDLERQIENVKTYMFAKGYQFEIITDIGSGINYNKKGLNQLIDMITNSEVEKVVILYKDRLIRFGYELIENLCNKYGTTIEIIDNTEKSEEQELVEDLIQIVTVFSCRLQGKRANKAKKMIKELIEDDTFKES
- a CDS encoding RNA-guided endonuclease InsQ/TnpB family protein, with the protein product MILSKKVRLYPTEIQEQKLWQSVGTARFIYNWTLNRQQENYKNGGKFIKDGDLRKEITLMKKIEEYKWLSEVSNNVAKQAVKDCCNAYKNFFKGLKDKPCFKSRKKSKPSFYNDNVKLKVKTKLVNIEKVGWIKTKEQIPMNVKYTNPRVSFDGKYWYISVGIEQEQPKIELTNESIGIDVGIKDLAICSNGMTFKNINKSKEVKRLKKVLKRKQRKVSRKYEMNKIKKGGENRCQFKKTNNINKLRKEIKLLXRKLANIRSNHIHQATNKIVKTKPSRVVMETLNIKGMIKNKHLSKAVSEQCLYDFKVKMQYKCEFYGIKFVEADKWYPSSKTCSCCGSIKKDLKLSDRIYKCDCGLTIDRDFNASINLSRYKLA
- the tnpB gene encoding IS200/IS605 family element RNA-guided endonuclease TnpB produces the protein MLKAFKYRIYPNDSQKIQLSKTFGCARFIYNYYLAKKIDLYKTDGKFISKYDCNSHCNKELKKSEQFKWLKDVDKFALTNSIYSLDSAYKKFFKEHSGFPKFKSKKIHNYSYTTNFTNNNIQADFMNNKIKLPKLKWIKCKLHRKFEGKIKSATISQVPSGKYFVSILVDVENIQLPKNNNQIAFDLGIKEFLIDSNNNHIDNPKTLYKYEQKLTKLQRQIAHKEKGSQNWIKQRIKIARLHEKITNIRKDFLNKLSCQITNDYGIIISEDLNIKNMVKNHHLAKSISDVSWGEFTRQLAYKSEWKGRIYHKIDPWFASSQLCSNCGYKNKEVRKLSVREWICSECGTIHQRDENASKNILKQGLKELELQIAI